The sequence AAGGTGCTGTTGGGCTACCGGGATCACCTCTACCTCCTGCAAGTGCTGGTTTATGGCTTGTTTGTGGGTGGGGTCGGGTTTTTGTACTACCGCTCCTTGACGGGTGGTGTATCTTCCCCAGACCAAGGCTCTGCCGTCCAGGGCAGTTGAATGCGTAGCCATGCCCCGCCCCATTGGGGATGGTTGCTCGCCTGCACGTCCCCCCCATGCGCCACGACAATTTGGCGGACGATGGCCAGCCCCAGTCCCGTGCCGCTTTCCTGCCATTGGGCATCCCGTTGCCCTTGGTAAAATCGCTCAAACAGATGGGGCAAGTCGGCGGTGGGAAACCCCGCTCCCTCGTCAATGACATCAATCTCTACCCGCTGGTGAACCGCTTGGGGGGTAATCCGCACATGAATCGTGCCCCCCGGCGGACTATATTTAATGCTGTTGTCCAGCACATTGCAGAACATCCGGTACAGGCGCAGTTCATCCCCCTTCAGCCAGAGACAGGCTGGACCAAGGTAGTCCAGGGTGAGATTTTTGCGTTGGGCGAGGGGTTCCAGAGCCTGCCAAACCGTCTGCACCAGGGCGACCACATCCACCGGGGTGGGGTTGCGAACCGGACTACGTCCCTGCGCCACTTCCAGCCAATTCTGTACCAAATGAATCAGGCGGTCCAATTCCCCCAGCAGGCGGGTGACCCAGGTTTGCAGGGGCGGTTCTAGCCGTTGGTGTAAAGCCTCCGCCACCAATCGCATGGCGGTCAAGGGGGTTTTCAGTTCGTGGGTCAAATCCGTCACCCACCGTTCCCGGGCTTGGCTGAGTTCCACCAGGGTTTGCCGGTTTTCCAAAAACACCACCACCTGCCCCTGGGACAGCCGTTGGGCTGTAGCCCGCAGGGCAATGGGGAGGGGAGCGGATTCCCCCGCCGGTGGATAAAAGGCCCATTCCTCCGTACAGGGAGTGGTGTGACTGCGGGTGCGTTGGATCAGTTGGTCCAGTTCGTAGGAGCGCACCAATTCCAGCAGGAGGCGGGGTTGTTCCGGTTGCCAACGGTGTAAACTCAGCAACTCCCTCGCCGCCGGGTTACACAGGATCAGTTGATTTTCCTCATCCACCACCAGACAACCGCAGGGCAAACCTTGGATCATTTCCGCCCAGGCCAACGACGGGGGAGGCATCCGCCAGCGGCTCAACCCCCACCCCACCGCACCGCCCAGCCCCAGCCCGAGCAACAGCAGGCTCCATTCCATCACCCAAAGCGGTAGCCAAAGCCCCGCACCGTCAGGATGTATTCCGGGTGGCTGGGGTCACGCTCCAGTTTTTGGCGCAACCAGCGGATGTGCACATCTACCGTTTTGCTGTCCCCCACAAAGTCCGACCCCCACACCCGGTCCAGCAAACTTTCCCGGGACCAAACCCGGCGGGGATAGTTCATAAACAGTTCCAGCAGGCGAAATTCCTTGGGGGACAAATTCACCACCTCCCCCCGCACCGTCACCCGGCACTGTTGGGGGTAGCAGTAAATGTCTTTATAATGTAAAACAGTGGGTTGGGGCAGGTAGTTTTGCTTTTGCCGCCGCAGGAGGGCCCGACACCGGGCGATCAATTCCCGGGTACTAAAGGGTTTGATCAGATAATCATCCGCCCCCACCTCCAACCCCAACACCCGGTCGGTTTCGCTCCCCCGGGCACTGAGGATCAAAATCGGCGTGGCATTTCCCTGGCGGCGCAGGAGACGGCACAAATCCAAACCATTCACCTGGGGCAACATCAAATCCAAAACCACCAAATCAAAGGGGGGCAATGCCTGGCTGGGTTCCGTCTGGAGCAATAGCCCTAAGGCCGCCCGCCCATCCGCCACCGCCGTGACACAATAGCCTTCCTCCGTCAGGGAAAGCTGGAGCATTTCCCGAATCAAGTCCTCATCTTCCACCACCAAAATCCGGTTGGCTTCAGTTAATGCCACCGGTGCGGGCGCATCCGTCAGTTCCACGGCCTGCATGGGAAATTGTGGGAAAACACGTGCCCTTCCATCTTACCCCCAATTTCTCTCGATCAATCCCGCCGTTCCGGCCACAGGGGCAACAGCACCGCCCCCGCCAAAAACCCCGCCACATGGGCAAGATAGGCAATCCCCGGCATTCCCGGTTCCGTCGCCGCCGCCCGCAGGGTCTCAAAAACGATCCAGAATCCCAGATAGACCACCGCCGGAATACGAATCACCGTGATAAAAATTACCAAAATCAACAGGGTGTGAATCTGGGCGTGGGGAAACCGCACGATATAGCCCCCCATCACCCCGGCAATCGCCCCGCTGGCACCGATCAGGGGTATGCCGGAATGAGCCGTAACCCCCGCTTGGACAAAGGCGGCCACCGCCCCACACAGCAGGTAAAAGCATAAAAACGGCCCGCGTCCCAACACATCTTCCAAATTATTCCCAAACAGCCAGAGAAACCACATATTCCCCGCCAGATGCCACAGCCCGCCGTGCAGAAATTGGGAACTCACCAGGGTAAACCACTCTCGGTCAAAATGGGTAAACAATTCCCGGGGAATCACCGCCCAGGTTTGGATAAAGGGTTTTAATTCCGCCGCCTCCAATCCCACCTGGTAGAAAAAAACCACCACACATACCGTGATCAGCCCGTAGGTCATCACCGGGGTACGCCCGGTTGGGTTATCGTCGTAAAGGGGAAACATAGGAGTAACGGTGTCTGCCACGATTCGACCAGGGGAAGTATTTGCCCACGCCAGGGACTTTGACCAGGGCATCCGCCGGTTGCTTCCCCATTATGACCAGCTTTTGACCGCCTTGAGTTGGTGTGTGCCCCCGGAGGCGCAGCGGGTGTTGGACTTGGGGTGCGGCACGGGTAATCTCAGCGCCCGTATCCTCGAACGGTTGCCCCAGGTGCAGATCATGGCGATGGACTATTCCCCGGCGATGATCCAGCAGGCACAGGGGAAATTACCCCCAGCGCAAACCACCTTCATCACCGCCGATTTTGGGGCGTGGGCGGTCAACCCCCAGGATTTTCCCCCCATTGAGCCGGTGGATGCCTGCGTGTCCTCCCTGGCGATTCACCACCTGAGCGATGCCATGAAGGGGCAGTTGTTCCGGCAGATTTTTGCCCACCTGCGCCCCGGCGGTTGTTTTTGGAATGCCGACCCGGTGTTGGCACCCCATCCCCACAGTGCCGCCCTGTACCAACGGGTGCGTCAGGAATGTACCCCCAGCGAACTCATCCCGGAACGGGGCATCGTACACACCTGCGGCACCTCCAGCCAAGACCAGTTGGCAACCCTGGCAACCCAATTGGAATTACTCAGAGCCGCCGGATTTGTGGGGGTGGATGGGGTCTGGCAATGGTTTGGCGTGGCAATCTTTGGTGGCTATGTACCCGTCTAATCTGGGGGATTTTGCCCATTTGGACTGGGATCGTGCCGCCCGCACCGGCATTCCTGAAGTGGTGTGGGGGTTGGGGAAAACGCCAGAACAAATTGCTACGATTTTACAGCAAATGTATGAACGCAATGGTCTAGCACTGGCAACCCGGATCAGCCCATCAGTGGCGCAGGTCATTCAAGGTCAAATTCACAACCAATTAAGTAACAGTCCTCTGACCTATGACTCCCTGGGGGAAACCCTGGTGCTGGGTACGCCAACAGTACGCCATGCGGGGTTGGTGGGGGTGATTACGGCGGGGACGGCGGATCAAAAGGTGGCGCAGGAAGCCCTGGTCACCCTGCACTATCTGGGGTTTCAGAGCCAGTCCTTTCGGGATGTGGGGGTGGCGGGAATACAGCGGTTGCTCCAGCGGTGGGCGGAGATACAGCCCTGCGATGTGCTAATTGTGGTGGCGGGGATGGAGGGGGCACTGCCTTCGGTGGTGGCGGGGTTAAGTTCGGTGCCGGTGATTGGCGTGCCGACCAGTATTGGCTACGGGGCGCAGTGGCAGGGATTAGCACCTCTATTAACCATGCTGAATAGCTGTGCGCCGGGGCTGGCGGTGGTGAACATTGACAATGGGTTTGGGGCGGCAGTCCTGGCGGGGAAAATTCTGCGTTTGCTGGCTCGGCGGGGGGAGGGATGTTAAGATGAAGCCGCCTGGGTTGCTTGCTGAATTACTTGGGGGAAGGAACATGGCACCGACACTCTGGCAACGGTATCAGGACTGGTTGTATTACCACAGCGGTTTGGAACTGTATCTGGATGTGAGCCGGGTGGACAGTTTGACGCAGGAACTATATCAAGAACTCCAGCCGCAGTTCATCCGGGCGTTTCAGGATATGGCGGCTTTAGAAAGCGGTAGCATTGCCAACCCGGACGAGCAACGCATGGTGGGGCACTATTGGTTGCGGGACCCGGATTTAGCCCCCACCCCAGAAATTCAGCGGGACATTCGGGAGTCCATTGACCGAGTGGAGCAGTTTGCCCAGCAGGTGCATCGGGGGGAAATCAGGGCAGGGAACGGGGAACCCTTTACGGATGTGGTTTCTGTGGGCATTGGCGGTTCAGCCCTTGGTCCTCAGTTTGTGGCGCAGGCGTTGGCTCCCGTTCAGCCACCCT comes from Synechococcus sp. C9 and encodes:
- a CDS encoding ATP-binding protein; translated protein: MEWSLLLLGLGLGGAVGWGLSRWRMPPPSLAWAEMIQGLPCGCLVVDEENQLILCNPAARELLSLHRWQPEQPRLLLELVRSYELDQLIQRTRSHTTPCTEEWAFYPPAGESAPLPIALRATAQRLSQGQVVVFLENRQTLVELSQARERWVTDLTHELKTPLTAMRLVAEALHQRLEPPLQTWVTRLLGELDRLIHLVQNWLEVAQGRSPVRNPTPVDVVALVQTVWQALEPLAQRKNLTLDYLGPACLWLKGDELRLYRMFCNVLDNSIKYSPPGGTIHVRITPQAVHQRVEIDVIDEGAGFPTADLPHLFERFYQGQRDAQWQESGTGLGLAIVRQIVVAHGGDVQASNHPQWGGAWLRIQLPWTAEPWSGEDTPPVKER
- the larB gene encoding nickel pincer cofactor biosynthesis protein LarB, with protein sequence MGSGNGLAWQSLVAMYPSNLGDFAHLDWDRAARTGIPEVVWGLGKTPEQIATILQQMYERNGLALATRISPSVAQVIQGQIHNQLSNSPLTYDSLGETLVLGTPTVRHAGLVGVITAGTADQKVAQEALVTLHYLGFQSQSFRDVGVAGIQRLLQRWAEIQPCDVLIVVAGMEGALPSVVAGLSSVPVIGVPTSIGYGAQWQGLAPLLTMLNSCAPGLAVVNIDNGFGAAVLAGKILRLLARRGEGC
- a CDS encoding response regulator transcription factor — translated: MQAVELTDAPAPVALTEANRILVVEDEDLIREMLQLSLTEEGYCVTAVADGRAALGLLLQTEPSQALPPFDLVVLDLMLPQVNGLDLCRLLRRQGNATPILILSARGSETDRVLGLEVGADDYLIKPFSTRELIARCRALLRRQKQNYLPQPTVLHYKDIYCYPQQCRVTVRGEVVNLSPKEFRLLELFMNYPRRVWSRESLLDRVWGSDFVGDSKTVDVHIRWLRQKLERDPSHPEYILTVRGFGYRFG
- a CDS encoding rhomboid family intramembrane serine protease; this encodes MADTVTPMFPLYDDNPTGRTPVMTYGLITVCVVVFFYQVGLEAAELKPFIQTWAVIPRELFTHFDREWFTLVSSQFLHGGLWHLAGNMWFLWLFGNNLEDVLGRGPFLCFYLLCGAVAAFVQAGVTAHSGIPLIGASGAIAGVMGGYIVRFPHAQIHTLLILVIFITVIRIPAVVYLGFWIVFETLRAAATEPGMPGIAYLAHVAGFLAGAVLLPLWPERRD
- a CDS encoding class I SAM-dependent methyltransferase, giving the protein MSATIRPGEVFAHARDFDQGIRRLLPHYDQLLTALSWCVPPEAQRVLDLGCGTGNLSARILERLPQVQIMAMDYSPAMIQQAQGKLPPAQTTFITADFGAWAVNPQDFPPIEPVDACVSSLAIHHLSDAMKGQLFRQIFAHLRPGGCFWNADPVLAPHPHSAALYQRVRQECTPSELIPERGIVHTCGTSSQDQLATLATQLELLRAAGFVGVDGVWQWFGVAIFGGYVPV